One part of the Janthinobacterium sp. 17J80-10 genome encodes these proteins:
- a CDS encoding adenylosuccinate synthase, with protein MAKNVVVIGTQWGDEGKGKVVDWLTDHAQGVVRFQGGHNAGHTLVIGGQKTALQLIPSGIMRAGVACYIGNGVVLSVPDLLREIDKLEASGVEVASRLKVSEACPLILPYHTALDAAREFARGAAKIGTTGKGIGPAYEDKVARRAIRVMDLLNEQRFAEKLKENLDYHNFVLTQYLKAPAVDYQKTLDDAMATMPRIRPMVTDVSSALHAAYKAGANLLFEGAQGSLLDVDHGTYPFVTSSNCVAGNAAAGSGVGPGMLHYILGITKAYTTRVGSGPFPSELPTDAGVGKHLASVGHEFGTVTGRARRCGWFDAALLRRSIQINGVTGICLTKLDVLDGLEQLKICTGYKVDGKDVDIFPLGAEDAARCVPVYEEMPGWKETTVGAKTMEALPANARAYIARIGELIGVPIDMVSTGPDREETIVLRHAFK; from the coding sequence ATGGCAAAGAACGTAGTTGTGATCGGCACCCAGTGGGGCGATGAAGGCAAAGGCAAGGTCGTCGACTGGCTGACCGACCATGCGCAGGGCGTGGTGCGCTTCCAGGGCGGCCACAATGCCGGCCACACGCTGGTCATCGGCGGCCAGAAAACTGCGCTGCAGCTGATCCCCTCGGGCATCATGCGCGCCGGCGTGGCCTGCTACATCGGCAATGGCGTGGTGCTTTCCGTGCCCGACCTGCTGCGTGAAATCGACAAGCTCGAGGCCAGCGGCGTCGAAGTCGCTTCGCGCCTGAAGGTGTCGGAAGCCTGTCCGCTGATCCTGCCTTATCACACTGCGCTGGATGCGGCGCGTGAATTCGCCCGCGGCGCCGCCAAGATCGGCACCACCGGCAAGGGTATCGGCCCGGCCTACGAAGACAAGGTGGCGCGCCGCGCCATCCGCGTGATGGATCTGCTCAACGAGCAGCGCTTTGCCGAAAAGCTGAAGGAAAACCTCGACTATCACAATTTCGTGCTGACCCAGTACCTGAAGGCGCCGGCAGTCGATTACCAGAAAACCCTGGACGATGCGATGGCGACCATGCCGCGCATCAGGCCGATGGTGACCGACGTCTCCAGCGCCTTGCACGCCGCGTACAAGGCAGGCGCCAACCTGCTGTTCGAAGGCGCCCAGGGCAGCCTGCTGGACGTGGATCACGGCACCTATCCGTTCGTTACGTCAAGCAACTGCGTGGCAGGCAATGCCGCAGCCGGCAGCGGCGTGGGTCCAGGCATGTTGCATTACATCCTCGGCATTACCAAGGCGTACACGACCCGTGTCGGTTCCGGTCCATTCCCCTCGGAATTGCCAACTGATGCAGGCGTCGGCAAGCACCTGGCCAGCGTCGGCCACGAGTTCGGCACCGTCACCGGGCGCGCGCGTCGCTGCGGCTGGTTCGATGCCGCCCTGTTGCGCCGCTCGATTCAGATCAATGGCGTTACCGGCATTTGCCTGACCAAGCTGGACGTGCTGGACGGTCTCGAGCAGTTGAAGATCTGTACCGGTTACAAGGTCGATGGCAAGGACGTCGACATCTTCCCGCTGGGTGCCGAAGACGCGGCGCGCTGCGTGCCGGTGTACGAGGAAATGCCAGGCTGGAAGGAAACCACCGTGGGCGCCAAGACCATGGAAGCCTTGCCGGCGAATGCGCGCGCCTACATTGCCCGCATCGGCGAGTTGATCGGCGTGCCGATCGACATGGTCTCCACCGGACCGGACCGCGAGGAAACGATCGTCCTGCGCCACGCTTT
- a CDS encoding ATP phosphoribosyltransferase regulatory subunit, translating into MRTWLLPENIADVLPAEARKIEDLRRAMLDTFRRYGYELVMPPMLEYLESLLTGAGHDMGLRTFKLVDQLSGRTMGLRADMTTQVARIDAHLLNRNSVTRLCYAGSVLHTRPSGLHATREPLQIGAEIYGHAGLEADAEVQELVLACLALAGISTVRLDLCHVGVVRAILQSDARAQMDEEALIGLLKAKDGAGLRELTQEYAPATREALLALPGLYGDAKVLAEARAVLPALPGIVQALDELQALLELAGDATVSVDLADLRGYQYESGAMFAAYVPGLPNAVARGGRYDHVGEAFGRARPATGFSMDLRELARLLPEAGRASAIMAPWGRDSALRDKIAQLRRAGEVVIQCFPGQGRQQDEFDCDRELVCEGGNWVLKNLS; encoded by the coding sequence ATGCGCACCTGGCTCCTTCCCGAAAACATTGCCGACGTCTTGCCCGCAGAAGCGCGCAAGATTGAAGATCTGCGTCGTGCGATGCTCGATACTTTCAGGCGCTATGGCTATGAGCTGGTCATGCCGCCAATGCTCGAGTACCTGGAGTCGCTCCTGACCGGTGCCGGTCACGACATGGGGCTGCGTACCTTCAAGCTGGTAGACCAGTTGTCCGGACGTACCATGGGCCTGCGCGCCGACATGACGACGCAAGTTGCGCGTATCGATGCCCACCTGCTGAACCGCAATTCCGTCACGCGCCTCTGCTATGCCGGCAGCGTGCTGCACACCCGGCCTTCCGGATTGCATGCAACGCGCGAACCGTTGCAGATCGGCGCCGAGATTTATGGCCATGCGGGACTGGAAGCCGATGCCGAAGTCCAGGAACTGGTGCTGGCGTGCCTGGCCCTGGCCGGCATTTCCACCGTGCGGCTGGATTTATGCCATGTTGGCGTGGTGCGGGCGATCCTGCAGAGCGATGCCCGCGCGCAGATGGACGAGGAAGCCCTGATTGGTTTGCTGAAGGCCAAGGATGGCGCGGGCTTGCGCGAATTGACTCAGGAATATGCGCCAGCCACGCGTGAAGCCTTGCTGGCATTGCCCGGGCTTTATGGCGATGCCAAGGTACTGGCAGAGGCACGTGCCGTATTGCCGGCGCTGCCAGGCATTGTGCAGGCGCTCGACGAATTGCAGGCGCTGCTGGAACTGGCGGGCGATGCCACAGTGTCGGTCGATCTCGCCGACCTGCGTGGCTACCAGTATGAAAGCGGCGCGATGTTCGCCGCCTATGTGCCGGGCTTGCCCAATGCGGTGGCGCGCGGCGGCCGTTATGACCATGTCGGCGAAGCTTTTGGCCGGGCACGTCCTGCGACCGGTTTTTCGATGGATTTGCGCGAGCTGGCGCGGCTGTTGCCGGAAGCCGGGCGCGCCAGTGCGATCATGGCGCCGTGGGGGCGCGACAGTGCGCTGCGTGACAAGATCGCGCAGCTGCGCCGGGCCGGCGAAGTCGTGATCCAGTGTTTCCCCGGGCAGGGCAGGCAACAAGATGAATTCGATTGCGACCGCGAGCTGGTGTGCGAGGGCGGCAATTGGGTATTGAAGAATTTGAGTTAA
- the hflC gene encoding protease modulator HflC: protein MNRIVSIAIVAILAIWLVSSTVFVVDQRKYAIVFALGEVKQVIDKPGLHLKMPPPFQNVIFLDKRYLTLDSPDADRFITAEKKNILIDSFVKWRISDPRLYFVSFSGEERRALDRMQQIIRDALNLEITKRTVREVISGERAKVMNAIQKNVEEEARKIGVEVIDVRLKRVDYVEQISNSVFDRMRSERLRVANELRSTGAAESEKIRADADKQRTVILAEAYREAEKMRGEGDAKASQVYAQAFGQNPEFYKFYRSLQAYRASFKSQSDVMVLDPNSEFFRYFRSSGPGGVAAK, encoded by the coding sequence ATGAACCGCATCGTTTCCATTGCAATCGTCGCCATCCTGGCAATCTGGCTGGTGTCGTCCACCGTCTTTGTCGTCGACCAGCGCAAATACGCCATCGTCTTCGCACTTGGCGAAGTCAAGCAGGTGATCGACAAGCCTGGCCTGCATCTCAAGATGCCGCCGCCGTTCCAGAATGTCATTTTCCTGGATAAGCGTTACCTGACGCTGGATTCGCCCGATGCGGACCGCTTCATCACGGCCGAAAAGAAGAACATCCTGATCGATTCCTTCGTCAAATGGCGCATTTCCGATCCGCGCCTGTATTTCGTCAGCTTCAGCGGCGAAGAGCGGCGCGCGCTGGACCGCATGCAGCAGATCATCCGCGATGCGCTGAACCTGGAAATCACCAAGCGCACCGTGCGCGAAGTGATCTCGGGCGAGCGCGCCAAGGTGATGAACGCGATCCAGAAAAACGTCGAGGAAGAAGCCAGGAAAATCGGCGTGGAAGTCATTGATGTCCGCCTGAAGCGCGTGGACTACGTCGAGCAGATCAGCAACTCGGTGTTTGACCGCATGCGCTCGGAACGCCTGCGCGTAGCCAACGAATTGCGCTCGACAGGCGCGGCAGAATCCGAGAAAATTCGTGCCGATGCCGACAAGCAGCGCACCGTGATCCTGGCGGAAGCCTACCGCGAAGCTGAAAAGATGCGCGGCGAGGGCGATGCCAAGGCATCGCAGGTCTATGCCCAGGCATTCGGCCAGAATCCCGAGTTCTACAAGTTCTATCGCAGCCTGCAGGCGTACCGGGCCAGCTTCAAGAGCCAGAGCGACGTGATGGTGCTGGATCCGAACTCCGAGTTTTTCCGCTATTTCAGGAGTTCCGGGCCTGGAGGCGTTGCCGCCAAGTAA
- the hflK gene encoding FtsH protease activity modulator HflK, with protein MLAPILKRIGLKFSINDPRWGRGSQDDNQNQNQNPQDGRRPEGPPDLDELWRDFNQRLSRLFGGKKGGGGGPGGFRPDMGNAGYGIFGIAAVVVLALWLLSGFFIVQEGQTGVVMTFGKYSHKAPAGFNWRWPTPIQTHEVVNVSQVRTAEVGYRGSVRNKQTSESLMLTEDENIIDIQFAVQYTLSDAEKWIFSNREQEEMVKQVAESALREVVGRNKMDFVLYEDRAKVAFDAKKLMQAILDRYNAGVLITNVATLGVQPPEQVQSAFDDAVKAGQDRERQKNEGQAYANDVIPRARGAGERLLQEAEAYRARVQETAQGDASRFKLVVTEYQKAPAVTRDRMYLETMQQIFSNTGKVMIDAKSGNNLLYLPLDKLIAHTASQEAATAARNAAAPTGSAAGSSEAAQALEAERATRPSDVRSSRDREGR; from the coding sequence ATGCTTGCCCCAATATTAAAAAGAATCGGTCTCAAGTTTTCGATCAACGATCCCCGCTGGGGCCGTGGTTCGCAAGACGACAACCAGAATCAGAACCAGAACCCGCAGGATGGCCGGCGTCCGGAAGGCCCGCCCGACCTCGACGAACTCTGGCGTGATTTCAACCAGCGCCTGAGCCGCCTCTTTGGCGGCAAGAAAGGCGGCGGTGGCGGCCCGGGCGGATTCCGTCCTGACATGGGCAACGCCGGCTATGGCATTTTCGGTATTGCTGCCGTCGTCGTGCTGGCATTGTGGCTGCTTAGCGGGTTCTTTATCGTGCAGGAAGGCCAGACCGGCGTGGTCATGACCTTCGGCAAATACAGCCACAAGGCGCCTGCCGGTTTCAACTGGCGCTGGCCCACGCCGATCCAGACGCACGAAGTCGTCAACGTTTCGCAGGTGCGCACTGCCGAAGTCGGTTATCGCGGCAGCGTGCGCAACAAGCAGACCAGCGAATCGCTGATGCTGACCGAGGATGAAAACATCATCGATATCCAGTTCGCGGTGCAATACACCCTGAGCGATGCCGAGAAGTGGATCTTCAGCAATCGCGAGCAGGAAGAAATGGTCAAGCAGGTTGCCGAGTCGGCGCTGCGCGAGGTCGTTGGCCGCAACAAGATGGACTTCGTGCTCTATGAAGATCGCGCCAAGGTGGCTTTCGACGCCAAGAAGCTGATGCAGGCGATTCTCGACCGCTACAATGCCGGCGTACTGATCACCAACGTGGCCACGCTGGGCGTGCAGCCGCCGGAACAGGTGCAGTCCGCCTTTGACGATGCCGTCAAGGCAGGCCAGGACCGCGAGCGCCAGAAGAACGAAGGCCAGGCCTACGCCAATGACGTGATCCCCCGCGCCCGTGGCGCCGGCGAGCGCCTGCTGCAGGAAGCCGAGGCCTACCGCGCTCGCGTGCAGGAAACCGCGCAGGGTGATGCTTCCCGTTTCAAACTGGTGGTGACTGAATACCAGAAGGCGCCGGCCGTCACGCGCGACCGCATGTACCTGGAAACCATGCAGCAGATTTTCTCCAACACCGGCAAGGTCATGATCGATGCCAAGAGCGGCAACAATCTCCTGTACCTGCCGCTGGACAAGCTGATCGCGCATACCGCCAGCCAGGAAGCGGCAACGGCGGCACGCAATGCCGCTGCGCCGACCGGATCGGCTGCCGGCAGTTCCGAGGCAGCGCAGGCGCTCGAGGCCGAGCGCGCGACGCGCCCGAGTGATGTACGCAGTTCCCGTGATCGGGAGGGCAGATAA
- the hflX gene encoding GTPase HflX, which produces MRTALVGLDFGKGDFAASLDELSLLAKSAGAQPVVTITGRRASPDAALFVGSGKADEIGNAVRDEALELVIFNHALSPAQQRNLERHLKVRVVDRTSLILDIFAQRAQSHEGKVQVELAQLQHLATRLVRGWTHLERQKGGIGLRGPGETQLETDRRLLGERVKALRAKLDKLRRQHATQRRARARSNTFSVSLVGYTNAGKSTLFNSLTKARTYAADQLFATLDTTSRRLHLDEVGSIVISDTVGFIRELPHQLVAAFRATLEETIQADLLLHVVDAASPARIEQIEQVNLVLKEIGADDIPQILVWNKIDAAGLEPAVERDEYDKIRRVFISAQTGAGLDLLRQAMAEFARESSAAPLAGAPAQMTNEAQH; this is translated from the coding sequence ATGCGCACCGCGCTAGTCGGGCTGGATTTCGGCAAGGGCGACTTTGCTGCCAGCCTGGACGAGCTCTCCCTCCTGGCCAAGTCGGCCGGCGCGCAACCCGTAGTCACCATCACTGGTCGTCGCGCCAGTCCGGATGCCGCACTATTCGTGGGTAGCGGCAAGGCCGATGAAATCGGCAACGCGGTGCGTGACGAGGCGCTGGAGCTGGTGATTTTCAATCATGCCCTGTCGCCGGCCCAGCAGCGCAACCTGGAACGCCACCTGAAGGTGCGCGTGGTCGACCGCACCAGCCTGATCCTCGATATTTTTGCCCAGCGTGCGCAAAGCCATGAGGGCAAGGTGCAAGTCGAGCTGGCCCAGTTGCAGCATCTTGCGACCCGCCTGGTGCGGGGCTGGACCCATCTGGAGCGCCAAAAGGGCGGTATCGGCCTGCGCGGCCCCGGCGAAACGCAGCTTGAAACTGACCGCCGGCTGCTTGGCGAGCGGGTCAAGGCCTTGCGCGCCAAGCTCGACAAGCTGCGCCGCCAGCATGCCACGCAGCGCCGCGCCCGTGCCCGCAGCAATACCTTTTCAGTGTCGCTGGTCGGCTATACCAATGCCGGCAAATCGACCCTGTTCAACTCGCTGACGAAGGCGCGTACCTACGCTGCCGACCAGTTGTTTGCGACGCTGGACACGACCTCGCGCCGGCTGCACCTGGACGAGGTCGGCAGTATCGTCATTTCGGATACGGTCGGTTTTATCCGCGAGCTGCCGCACCAGCTGGTGGCGGCTTTCCGCGCCACCCTGGAAGAAACCATCCAGGCCGACTTGCTGCTGCACGTGGTCGATGCCGCCAGTCCGGCGCGCATCGAACAGATAGAGCAGGTCAACCTGGTGTTGAAGGAAATCGGCGCCGACGATATCCCGCAGATTCTGGTCTGGAACAAGATCGATGCGGCAGGCCTGGAGCCGGCGGTGGAACGTGATGAGTATGATAAAATCCGGCGTGTTTTTATCAGCGCCCAAACTGGCGCCGGCCTGGATCTGCTGCGACAGGCCATGGCGGAGTTTGCCAGGGAGAGCAGCGCGGCCCCGCTTGCGGGCGCACCCGCGCAGATGACCAATGAAGCGCAACATTAG
- the hfq gene encoding RNA chaperone Hfq: MSNKGQLLQDPFLNALRKEHVPVSIYLVNGIKLQGHIESFDQYVVLLRNTVTQMVYKHAISTVVPARAVNLNVDAESE; the protein is encoded by the coding sequence ATGAGCAATAAAGGGCAACTGTTACAAGACCCCTTCCTGAACGCCTTGCGCAAAGAGCACGTCCCGGTTTCGATCTACCTGGTCAACGGCATCAAGCTGCAAGGCCATATCGAATCCTTCGACCAGTACGTCGTCCTGCTGCGCAATACTGTCACCCAGATGGTGTACAAGCATGCGATTTCCACCGTCGTGCCGGCGCGCGCGGTCAACCTCAACGTCGATGCAGAATCGGAATAA
- the der gene encoding ribosome biogenesis GTPase Der gives MKPVIALVGRPNVGKSTLFNRLTRSRDALVADLPGLTRDRHYGEGRVGERPFLVIDTGGFEPVAKEGIMHEMAKQTKQAVVEADAVIFLVDGRQGLTPHDKTITDFLRKSGRPVLLVVNKSEGMKYTTVTADFYELGLGDPYVISAAHGDGVHDLVIEALDLAIGKKTAEDEPEEPKQSGTKLAIVGRPNVGKSTLVNALLGEERVIAFDMPGTTRDSIEIPFEREGKHYTLIDTAGIRRRGKVFEAIEKFSVVKTLQSISEANVVLLLLDAQQDISEQDAHIAGFILESGRALVVGVNKWDGLTSDRRDEIKIDLDRKLSFLSFAKFHFISALKSTGIGPLMKSVDSAYAAAMINLSTPKLTRALEEAVEHQQPRRKGSIRPKMRYAHQGGQNPPIVVIHGNALEGIEDNYKRYLEKHFRETFSLVGTPLRIEFRSGKNPFTRQGK, from the coding sequence ATGAAACCGGTTATTGCATTAGTCGGAAGGCCGAATGTCGGCAAGTCCACGCTCTTCAACCGCCTGACGCGGTCTCGTGACGCTCTGGTGGCCGATCTTCCCGGCCTCACGCGCGACCGCCATTATGGCGAGGGGCGTGTCGGCGAACGTCCCTTCCTGGTAATCGATACCGGTGGCTTCGAGCCGGTGGCCAAGGAAGGCATCATGCACGAAATGGCCAAGCAGACCAAGCAGGCAGTGGTCGAGGCCGATGCCGTGATCTTCCTGGTCGATGGCCGTCAGGGCCTGACCCCGCATGACAAGACGATCACCGATTTTCTGCGCAAGTCGGGCCGTCCGGTGCTGCTGGTGGTGAACAAGTCCGAGGGGATGAAGTACACCACGGTCACTGCGGATTTTTATGAGCTCGGCCTGGGCGACCCTTACGTCATTTCGGCCGCGCATGGCGATGGCGTGCACGACCTTGTCATTGAAGCGCTTGATCTCGCCATCGGCAAGAAAACCGCCGAAGACGAGCCGGAAGAGCCGAAGCAGTCAGGCACCAAGCTGGCCATCGTCGGCCGCCCCAATGTCGGCAAGTCGACCCTGGTCAATGCCTTGCTGGGCGAAGAGCGCGTGATCGCCTTCGACATGCCGGGCACCACGCGCGATTCGATCGAAATTCCGTTCGAGCGCGAAGGCAAGCATTACACCCTGATCGACACTGCCGGCATTCGCCGCCGCGGCAAGGTATTCGAGGCAATCGAAAAATTCTCGGTCGTTAAAACGCTCCAGTCGATTTCGGAAGCCAATGTCGTATTGCTTCTCCTTGATGCGCAACAAGACATCTCGGAACAGGATGCGCATATTGCCGGCTTCATCCTGGAGTCGGGCAGGGCGCTGGTAGTCGGCGTCAACAAATGGGATGGCCTGACCAGCGACCGTCGCGATGAAATCAAGATCGACCTGGATCGCAAGCTCAGTTTTCTGTCGTTTGCTAAATTCCACTTCATCTCGGCGCTCAAATCCACCGGCATCGGCCCATTGATGAAGTCGGTCGACTCCGCCTACGCAGCGGCCATGATCAACCTGTCCACGCCGAAGCTGACGCGCGCCCTGGAAGAGGCTGTGGAGCACCAGCAGCCGCGCCGCAAAGGCTCGATCCGGCCGAAGATGCGCTATGCGCATCAGGGTGGCCAGAATCCGCCGATCGTCGTCATCCACGGCAACGCCCTGGAGGGAATCGAGGATAACTACAAGCGTTACCTTGAAAAACATTTCCGGGAAACGTTTTCTCTTGTCGGTACACCGTTGCGCATCGAATTTCGCTCAGGGAAAAATCCTTTTACCAGGCAGGGGAAATAG
- the bamB gene encoding outer membrane protein assembly factor BamB, with amino-acid sequence MRIALKLAVAGTVVALAGCSTLSSLNPFSSKKEPSNPPAALVELAPSLAVATAWTASVGSAGVHVFSPAVARNSVFAAAADGTVTRIEAATGRAQWRINAGMPLTAGVGSDGNVAVVAGEKGAILAFDENGKEVWKAQASSEVLSAPAVGLGLVVVRSVDNSIAGFDIATGKRRWVLQRSVPSLTLRSAPGIAIAEGNAYVALPGGRLLAVALNNGGPRWEIAVGEARGATELERVADTSGMPLLVGREVCAVAYQGRASCVDGISGTAHWARNLSSEVGLGGDERFVFAADDSGSLHAFSRDSGASVWRNKQLANRRLSTPVSFGRAVAVADYQGYVHFLSREDGAMLARVETDGSPVLGTPVVAGSHAVFQTRGGTLVAFGVN; translated from the coding sequence ATGCGTATTGCTTTGAAACTGGCTGTTGCAGGCACCGTCGTGGCGCTTGCGGGTTGTTCCACACTGTCATCGCTCAATCCATTCTCCTCCAAGAAGGAACCGAGCAATCCACCGGCGGCGCTGGTTGAACTTGCTCCGAGCCTGGCGGTTGCCACCGCCTGGACGGCATCCGTCGGCAGCGCCGGCGTGCACGTGTTTTCGCCGGCAGTGGCGCGCAACAGCGTGTTTGCTGCGGCCGCCGACGGCACCGTTACCCGCATCGAGGCGGCAACCGGCCGTGCGCAGTGGCGCATCAATGCCGGCATGCCTTTGACGGCAGGCGTCGGCAGCGATGGCAACGTGGCCGTGGTGGCCGGCGAGAAGGGCGCGATCCTGGCCTTCGACGAGAATGGCAAGGAAGTGTGGAAAGCGCAGGCTTCCAGCGAAGTGCTGTCGGCGCCGGCGGTCGGTCTGGGCCTGGTCGTGGTGCGCAGCGTCGACAACAGCATCGCCGGTTTTGATATAGCCACCGGCAAGCGGCGCTGGGTCCTGCAGCGCAGCGTGCCTTCGCTGACCCTGCGCAGCGCGCCGGGTATCGCCATCGCCGAAGGCAATGCCTATGTGGCCTTGCCGGGAGGGCGCCTGCTGGCAGTCGCCCTCAACAATGGCGGGCCGCGCTGGGAAATTGCGGTCGGTGAAGCACGCGGTGCAACCGAGCTCGAACGTGTCGCTGATACATCCGGCATGCCTTTGCTGGTGGGGCGCGAGGTGTGCGCCGTTGCCTACCAGGGACGCGCTTCCTGTGTCGACGGCATCAGCGGTACTGCGCACTGGGCGCGCAACCTGTCGAGCGAAGTTGGTCTGGGCGGTGACGAGCGTTTCGTCTTTGCCGCCGACGATAGCGGTTCGCTGCATGCGTTTTCGCGCGACAGCGGCGCCAGCGTCTGGCGCAACAAGCAACTGGCCAACCGCCGCCTGTCCACACCGGTATCTTTCGGTCGTGCGGTAGCGGTTGCCGATTACCAGGGTTATGTGCATTTCCTGTCACGCGAAGACGGCGCCATGCTGGCGCGCGTGGAAACCGACGGTAGCCCGGTGCTGGGTACGCCGGTTGTGGCAGGTTCGCATGCCGTATTTCAAACCAGGGGCGGTACCCTGGTTGCATTTGGAGTTAACTGA
- a CDS encoding tetratricopeptide repeat protein: MAYDLEEQEQLDSIKAWWKQYGNLITWVLIVALGGYAAWNGWKTYQGKQAAQAGLLYEELQKAAAAKDAAKVARAAADMQDKFARTAYAEMGALAAAKAAFDASDLKAAKSQLEWVAKNGQHDEYKAVAKIRLAGILLDEKSYDDGLKLLAGDFPAPFAAAVADRKGDILVAQNKLEEARAAYRAALEKMDEGNPGRQLVQLKLDAIGGAAAKAAA; the protein is encoded by the coding sequence ATGGCATACGATCTCGAAGAACAAGAACAACTGGATTCCATCAAGGCTTGGTGGAAGCAATACGGCAACCTGATTACCTGGGTGCTGATTGTCGCGCTGGGCGGCTATGCGGCCTGGAACGGCTGGAAGACTTACCAGGGCAAGCAGGCAGCACAAGCCGGCCTGCTGTACGAGGAATTGCAGAAAGCCGCGGCTGCGAAAGACGCCGCCAAGGTGGCGCGCGCTGCCGCCGACATGCAGGACAAGTTCGCCCGCACCGCGTATGCCGAAATGGGCGCGCTGGCTGCCGCCAAGGCAGCATTCGATGCGAGCGACCTGAAAGCCGCCAAGAGCCAGCTCGAATGGGTCGCAAAAAACGGCCAGCACGATGAATACAAGGCCGTGGCGAAAATTCGCCTGGCAGGCATCCTGCTCGATGAGAAATCCTACGACGATGGCTTGAAGCTGCTGGCCGGCGATTTCCCGGCACCGTTCGCCGCTGCCGTGGCCGACCGCAAGGGCGATATCCTGGTCGCGCAGAACAAGCTGGAAGAAGCGCGCGCAGCTTACCGCGCGGCGCTGGAAAAAATGGACGAAGGCAATCCGGGCCGCCAGCTGGTGCAGCTGAAGCTGGATGCAATCGGCGGCGCTGCCGCCAAGGCCGCGGCTTGA
- the hisS gene encoding histidine--tRNA ligase produces the protein MSENKKAEKIVGVKGMNDILPADAPLWELFENTVQSVLKSYGFQQIRTPIVEPTALFARGLGAVTDIVEKEMYSFVDSMNGDNLTLRPESTAGVVRAALEHNLTYDGPKRLWYAGQMFRHERPQRGRYRQFHQVGAEAIGFAGPDIDAELIMLCQRLWDDLGLSDIRLELNSIGDADERHRHRLDLIAYFEQHAELLDEDARRRLHSNPLRILDTKNPAMQEMVNAAPKLIDYLGEESRAHFEGVQKILRHNSIPFTINPRLVRGMDYYNRTVFEWVTDQLGSQGTVCGGGRYDPLVEMFGGKPTPACGFAMGVERLLELMKASGEQIARTQCDVYLVHQGEAAQMQAFVLAERLRDAGLDVVLHCAAATGAGSFKSQMKRADGSGAAFAAIIGEDEVAAGKVTIKAMRAEEEQNKQVTVAFEEAVNHVVDQIVGTDEHDHDHEHIHYHH, from the coding sequence ATGTCTGAAAACAAGAAAGCAGAGAAAATCGTCGGCGTGAAGGGGATGAACGACATCCTGCCGGCGGATGCGCCCCTGTGGGAGCTGTTCGAGAATACCGTGCAGTCGGTGCTGAAGAGCTATGGCTTTCAGCAGATCCGCACGCCGATCGTCGAGCCGACCGCGCTGTTTGCGCGCGGCCTGGGTGCTGTCACCGATATCGTTGAGAAGGAAATGTATTCCTTTGTCGATTCGATGAATGGCGACAATCTGACGCTGCGCCCGGAAAGCACGGCCGGCGTGGTGCGCGCAGCCCTCGAACACAACCTGACCTACGACGGCCCCAAGCGCCTGTGGTATGCCGGGCAAATGTTTCGCCACGAGCGTCCGCAGCGCGGCCGCTACCGCCAGTTCCACCAGGTCGGCGCCGAGGCCATCGGCTTTGCCGGCCCGGACATCGACGCCGAGCTGATCATGCTGTGCCAGCGCCTGTGGGATGACCTTGGCCTGTCGGACATCCGCCTGGAACTGAACTCCATCGGCGACGCCGACGAGCGGCACCGCCATCGCCTCGACCTGATCGCCTATTTCGAGCAGCACGCCGAGTTGCTGGACGAGGATGCCAGGCGGCGTCTGCACAGCAATCCGCTGCGCATTCTCGATACCAAGAATCCGGCCATGCAGGAAATGGTTAATGCCGCGCCGAAACTGATCGACTACCTCGGCGAGGAATCGCGCGCCCACTTTGAAGGCGTGCAGAAAATCCTGCGCCACAACAGCATTCCGTTCACCATCAACCCGCGACTGGTGCGCGGCATGGACTATTACAACCGCACGGTGTTCGAGTGGGTCACCGACCAGCTCGGTTCGCAAGGCACGGTTTGCGGCGGCGGGCGCTATGACCCGCTGGTCGAGATGTTCGGCGGCAAGCCGACGCCGGCTTGCGGCTTTGCCATGGGCGTCGAGCGCCTGCTGGAACTGATGAAGGCTAGCGGCGAGCAAATCGCCCGCACTCAATGTGACGTGTATCTGGTGCATCAGGGCGAGGCTGCGCAAATGCAGGCTTTCGTGCTGGCCGAGCGCCTGCGCGATGCCGGGCTGGACGTGGTTCTGCACTGCGCGGCGGCCACTGGCGCCGGCAGCTTCAAGTCACAGATGAAGCGTGCCGATGGCAGTGGCGCGGCATTCGCTGCCATCATTGGCGAGGACGAGGTTGCCGCCGGCAAGGTGACGATCAAGGCCATGCGCGCCGAGGAAGAGCAAAACAAGCAGGTTACGGTCGCCTTCGAAGAGGCAGTCAATCATGTCGTCGACCAGATTGTCGGCACGGACGAACATGATCACGATCACGAGCATATCCATTACCACCATTAA